Genomic window (Arachis hypogaea cultivar Tifrunner chromosome 13, arahy.Tifrunner.gnm2.J5K5, whole genome shotgun sequence):
GTGTAGTCAAGCTGATTAAGTTTCCAATTGTTTGAGGTATCCTCCCAGATATCTTATTAACTCACATATCAAGTAAATAGAGATGGGTAGATAAGTTGCCTATGAGATCTGGCAATACATCACCTAGATTATTTGCCTCAAAACACAACCTTTGCAATTGAGTACAATTGGTTAGTGAGAAAAGGAAATTCAAATCATGGACTTGTCCACTCCCAAGATTGTTATAGTCCATTATAAGTTGCTGAAACTTGTTCAAGCCAATTCTCAAAGTAAGAGGAATTTGTCCTCTAAAACTATTCACTCCTATATCACACACTTGCAACTGAGACAGGTTGAATATTGAAGATGGAAAAGTTCCAGTAAATTGGTTCAATGGAATAGTAAACTATTGGAGATTGGGAAAAGCATGGTCTATATTTGAAGGAAGAGTATCCACTAATTGTTTTTTTCCCTAAATCAAAATCTCGAATATTGGAAAGGTTGTAAAGTGAAGGAGGAATTATGCTTGACAAATTATTTGAACCAAGAAAAATAGAATTCAAATTGGATAACCTACCCAAAACATGAGGTATATTTCCTTCAAGATGATTGTATGCAAGTGACAGAGTCTCCAACGATGAAAGATTTCCCAAGGAAGGTGGAATTCTTCCAACTAAAGTATATGGCCCTCTGATTGTTGAACGCAACTTATTTATCATTGAATTGAAGATTAGGGTTCAAACATTAAGGCACTGATTTGAACTGTTTCAGTATAGTTATCTTATCAGCAATAGCAAGGGACACCTAGGCGTCTGCCACGGTGGTAGTTAACGTCACACATCAGCTAACGTTAGTCAACTCAGCGAGAGAGATGATGGAATGATGAACATGAATAACTCAATTATTTTTTGGGGACTATTTTGATTAACTTTATTTTTCGGGGACGAAAATGAAGATCGAGTTATTTTTCAAgaacgattttgactattaactctaaTGCAGTAAAAATAAACTTGAAACAGCATCCTATGTAGAAGGTGCAATAATGCAGCTTAACATTTTGCATAGTTGACGCAGAGTCAATGAGGATTGAGGAGAAGACAAAGGTACAATAAAGCTGTCTGGAATAATTTTATCAACTGCATTATTGCATTCCACTTTAATTTGCATTCACACTTCACAGTTCACACAGTGTTTCTCCTTACTTCAATCTTAACTTGACAAAGATTTTAGGAAAAGGTTTTATTAGATCGCTCTTTACTCTTCAGTCCTTCCCAAACATCAGTTTCCTACATCAACCATCATCAGTTCAGTTTCTAAACACAAATCAGTCGGTTCCTTACTTACATACACCCCCCTCCAATGGCAGATAGTGTGATTTCATTTGTCCTGGACAACTTGTCCCAATTGCTAGCACGTGAAGCCAATCTGCTATGTGGCGTGGATGACAGGGTTAGATCCCTTCAAAGTGACCTCAGCATCATAAACGTGTTCCTCAAAACATCTGAAGGGAAAACCAAGAAAGAAATTGACAAAGAAGTTCTTCGTCAGATCAGAGATGTTGCGCACCAAGCTGAGGATGTCATCGACACCTTTGTTGTCAAAGTGGCTATGCACAGACGTCGAACCATGCTGGGGAAGATGCTCCATGGTTTTGAACATGGAAAGTTGCTCCGTGATGTGGCTGAGAAAATAGACAGCATAAAAGCCACTGTCAATGACATAAGAGACAACAAGATCAAGCTCAGCGATGTCTTTCAACAAGAAGGTGAATCATCATCAGCAAGAGAGGACGAGGAGAAGGTGCTGTTGCTgcacaagagaagaagaaatgtGGAGGAGCATGATGTAGTTGGTTTTGTTGGTGAATCCAAGGCAGTCATGCAGCTGCTTAAGGAAGAGAGTTCCCAAAGCAACGTTGTGTCCATCATCGGTATGGGTGGGTTGGGCAAAACCACCCTTGCTCGAAAGGTCTATAACAGCGATCAGGTAAAGTCATATTTCAAATGTCGTGCATGGGTTTATGTTTCAAATGACTGCAGAGTTAAGGAGCTTTTGCTTGGCCTTATCAAGTGTTTGATGCCTAACGCTGAGAGCGAGCTTGGGAAGAAAAACAAGGGAAAGAAACAGAAGAGAGGAATACAAAAACCAGGTGACCTCTCTAGCTTGGGTGTGGACGAGCTAAAGATAATGGTGCGGAATTTCTTAGCCATGAAAAGGTATCTGGTAGTCCTTGATGACCTCTGGAAGACTCAAGACTGGGATGAGGTAAAAGATGCTTTTCCAAACGACAATAATGGTAGCAAAATACTCATTACTAGCCGTTTGAAAGAGGTGGCATTGTATACGAGTTCATGTCTTCCTTATTACCTTCAATTCGTTGGTGATGATGAAAGCTGGGAACTCTTTTTCAGGAAAGTGTTTCAAGGGAAAGAGTGTCCTTCTGATCTAGAACATCTTGGCAAACAAATGGTTAAAAATTGTGGTGGTTTGCCACTCTCCATTGTTGTTTTGGCAGGGTTactgaaaaaaaaggagaaatcaCAGAGGGAATGGTCCAGAGTGGTGGGAAATGTCAATTCTTATCTTACTCGAGATGAGACCCAAGTTAGGGACATTGTACTCAAACTCAGCTACGACAACTTGCCTTCAAGACTAAAGCCGTGCTTTCTGTATTTTGGGATCTACCCTGAAGATTTTGAGATCTTTGTAAGGCCATTGCTACAAAAATGGGTTGCTGAGGGATTTATTCAACAAACTGGGACCAGAGATGTAAAGGAAGTTGCAGAAGATTACTTGTATGAGCTCATTGATCGGAGCTTGGTTCAAGCATCGCGAGTGAATGTTAATGGAGATGTGAAAACATGTCGCATCCATGATCTTCTTCGTGATCTTTGCATAACTGAGAGCAAAGAGGACAAGCTTTTTGAGGTTTGCACAAATAGTAACATTTTGGAGACATCAAAACCACGCAGGCTTTCTATCCAATGCGGCATGCGTGGCTACGTTTCTTCAAGCAACAATGACCATTCATGTGTCCGCTCTTTGTTTTGCCTTGACCCAAAATGGTATGATTTTACCCCCGAGGAGATGAAATGGCTTTTCA
Coding sequences:
- the LOC112737240 gene encoding disease resistance protein RPP13, with translation MADSVISFVLDNLSQLLAREANLLCGVDDRVRSLQSDLSIINVFLKTSEGKTKKEIDKEVLRQIRDVAHQAEDVIDTFVVKVAMHRRRTMLGKMLHGFEHGKLLRDVAEKIDSIKATVNDIRDNKIKLSDVFQQEGESSSAREDEEKVLLLHKRRRNVEEHDVVGFVGESKAVMQLLKEESSQSNVVSIIGMGGLGKTTLARKVYNSDQVKSYFKCRAWVYVSNDCRVKELLLGLIKCLMPNAESELGKKNKGKKQKRGIQKPGDLSSLGVDELKIMVRNFLAMKRYLVVLDDLWKTQDWDEVKDAFPNDNNGSKILITSRLKEVALYTSSCLPYYLQFVGDDESWELFFRKVFQGKECPSDLEHLGKQMVKNCGGLPLSIVVLAGLLKKKEKSQREWSRVVGNVNSYLTRDETQVRDIVLKLSYDNLPSRLKPCFLYFGIYPEDFEIFVRPLLQKWVAEGFIQQTGTRDVKEVAEDYLYELIDRSLVQASRVNVNGDVKTCRIHDLLRDLCITESKEDKLFEVCTNSNILETSKPRRLSIQCGMRGYVSSSNNDHSCVRSLFCLDPKWYDFTPEEMKWLFKFFKLVRVLDLGVNYCSKVPSNLGLFIHLRYLRICTRGISDHVMLDSICTLENLQTLDIYGLEHPIYLPRRVGNLKQLRHLKSNETIILRGQHGSKAGDQVMWNLQTISMIEFNSQIARSIEKGRFPKLRTLSLHISSVQKNNVHELLSTLRRLTHLNKLTLSFKWKNEPPPVPTNYEHMEWHIGLKPIELLESLQHLSNLTKLKVGGALDLARCDIAFPACITKLTLTGITFMNDDGVNAIGNLTTLRLLRLHGADEFYDPFEINCSAGSFSQLQVFDMVWLKVDNWKLGNGAMPCLQTLLIDYCKRLDDLPDELWSLTSLRQVKVVIPSQALSDALANLEMKDGCDLIIREGYL